The following are from one region of the Centroberyx gerrardi isolate f3 chromosome 16, fCenGer3.hap1.cur.20231027, whole genome shotgun sequence genome:
- the tstd2 gene encoding thiosulfate sulfurtransferase/rhodanese-like domain-containing protein 2 has translation MASDDKPCTEFTDLEVDTFTPHGLKQEKPQFSATIRKYYAFCRRRTFAAYVASKRDSRHEEGSSPSCWSCCGQTFKEPSSIHKHVARTHGTEIQQLTESTFEHLLSQLEREAEPQQLSVHETEPVDVSVWIPDTGHITDEQLQKGPGQVLLYYRYCQVEKPHVICAWQKALCEKLHLTGKVRVATEGVNGTVGGTKVATDLYIKAMRSHPLFKTMEEEDFKTSDGSAECFSDLKVGVYKEIVPMGVDPDVISYQLAGIHLDPEEFHREVEALLSEGDSCSDTVLLDCRNFYESKIGQFSRCMAPNIRKFSYFPDYVDQNLELFRDKKVLMYCTGGIRCERASAYLRSKDVCKEVYQLKGGIHKYLERFPEGFYRGKLFVFDERYAISSNTDVISDCRYCGSPWDRYQLCSTQFCCQLVLSCPVCRRDGRTACCPTCQSKGVRGQSEESAAAAPQQREECECTDGRPRIPQDVL, from the exons ATGGCATCAGATGATAAGCCTTGCACAGAGTTCACCGACTTGGAAGTTGACACCTTCACGCCGCATGgattaaaacaagaaaaacctcAATTTTCTGCCACAATAAGGAAGTACTACGCCTTCTGCAGGAGAAGG ACGTTTGCTGCCTATGTGGCGTCCAAGAGAGACAGCCGTCATGAGGAAGGAAGCAGCCCATCATGTTGGTCCTGCTGCGGCCAGACCTTCAAGGAACCATCTTCCATTCACAAACATGTGGCCAGGACTCATGGAACTGAAATCCAGCAGCTGACAGAGTCCACCTTTGAGCATCTGTTAAGCCAGCTCGAAAGAGAAGCTGAACCCCAGCAGCTGAGTGTGCATGAGACAGAGCCAGTGGATGTTTCTGTATGGATCCCCGACACCGGTCACATCACTGATGAGCAGCTGCAAAA GGGTCCAGGCCAGGTTCTTCTGTATTACCGCTACTGTCAGGTGGAAAAGCCACATGTCATCTGTGCCTGGCAGAAAGCTTTGTGTGAAAAGCTCCACTTGACTGGCAAG GTGAGGGTGGCGACAGAAGGAGTCAACGGGACGGTTGGCGGCACCAAAGTGGCGACTGACTTGTACATCAAGGCGATGCGCTCACATCCGCTCTTCAAGACAATGGAAGAAGAGGATTTTAAG actaGTGATGGCAGTGCAGAGTGTTTTTCTGACCTGAAGGTGGGCGTCTATAAGGAGATCGTTCCCATGGGAGTGGATCCTGATGTCATCTCCTACCAACTGGCAG GAATTCACCTGGACCCTGAAGAGTTCCACAGAGAAGTGGAGGCTCTCCTGTCTGAAGGGGATTCCTGCAGCGACACCGTCCTGCTGGACTGCCGCAACTTTTATGAAAGTAAAATT GGGCAGTTTAGTCGCTGTATGGCCCCTAACATCCGTAAGTTCAGCTACTTCCCAGACTACGTGGACCAGAACCTGGAGCTGTTCAGAGACAAGAAGGTGCTGATGTACTGCACAGGAGGGATCCGCTGCGAGCGCGCCTCCGCCTACCTCCGCTCCAAA GATGTGTGTAAGGAGGTTTACCAGCTGAAAGGCGGCATTCACAAATACCTGGAGCGCTTCCCAGAGGGCTTCTATCGAGGGAAACTGTTCGTCTTCGATGAGCGCTACGCTATCTCCTCCAACACTGACGTCATCTCAG ACTGCAGGTACTGCGGCTCTCCGTGGGACCGCTACCAGCTCTGCTCCACCCAGTTCTGCTGCCAGCTGGTCCTCTCCTGTCCCGTCTGCAGGCGGGACGGACGCACCGCCTGCTGCCCCACCTGCCAGAGCaaaggggtcaggggtcagagcgAGGagtccgccgccgccgctccgcagcagagggaggagtgCGAGTGCACCGACGGACGTCCCAGAATCCCTCAGGACGTACTGTGA